From a single Adhaeribacter swui genomic region:
- the rpsT gene encoding 30S ribosomal protein S20: MANHKSALKRIRANETKRLLNRYQAKTTRTFIKKLKGTTDQAEAQELFKKVSSMLDKLAKRNIIHKNKAANNKSKLAKHINALAAA; this comes from the coding sequence ATGGCTAACCATAAGTCGGCATTAAAAAGAATTAGAGCAAACGAGACTAAACGTTTATTAAACAGATATCAGGCAAAAACTACCCGTACTTTTATTAAGAAGTTAAAAGGTACCACGGACCAAGCTGAAGCTCAGGAACTGTTTAAAAAAGTTTCTTCTATGCTGGACAAATTAGCTAAGCGTAATATTATTCATAAAAATAAAGCTGCTAATAACAAATCTAAGTTGGCTAAACACATTAATGCCTTAGCTGCTGCTTAA
- a CDS encoding YheT family hydrolase, producing the protein MPVIESSYRAPLYFFNGHLQTIIPSLFREVPQVHYQRQRLDTPDGDFLDLDWSKIKTATNTLVILSHGLEGDANRPYIKGMVKAMNQIGFDALAWNFRSCSGEPNKLLRSYHMGATDDLDLVVKHVLTLHQYHEIYLTGFSMGGNITLNYLGQQPEQLPEQIKKAAVFSVPCHISSASRKMAQFENRIYMQRFLKSLRKKLIDKTSLMPATMNLDGYHRLRTFPEFDERYTAPIHGFKDAHDYYTKCSSKQYLANIRVPTLLVNAKNDPFLSPECFPVAEAQANPYFYLEIPPDGGHVGFVENYRQNKYYSERRAIEFFKKGFS; encoded by the coding sequence ATGCCAGTAATTGAAAGCTCTTACCGGGCACCCCTTTATTTTTTTAACGGCCATTTACAAACTATTATTCCCAGTTTATTCCGCGAAGTACCCCAAGTGCACTACCAACGCCAGCGCCTGGATACGCCGGATGGCGATTTCCTGGATTTAGATTGGAGTAAAATTAAAACCGCTACCAACACATTAGTTATTCTATCGCATGGTTTAGAAGGAGATGCCAACCGGCCCTATATAAAAGGTATGGTTAAGGCCATGAACCAGATCGGCTTTGATGCCTTAGCCTGGAATTTTAGAAGTTGCAGTGGCGAACCTAACAAGCTGCTCCGTTCGTACCACATGGGCGCAACCGATGATTTAGATTTAGTAGTAAAGCACGTTTTAACGCTTCATCAATACCACGAAATATACCTGACTGGTTTTAGCATGGGTGGCAACATTACGCTCAACTACCTGGGGCAACAGCCGGAGCAACTACCTGAACAAATTAAAAAAGCTGCGGTATTTTCGGTGCCTTGCCATATTAGCAGCGCTTCCCGCAAAATGGCGCAATTTGAAAACCGGATTTACATGCAGCGGTTTTTAAAAAGCTTACGCAAAAAACTAATCGATAAAACTTCTTTAATGCCAGCTACCATGAACCTGGACGGCTACCACCGGTTACGTACGTTTCCGGAGTTCGACGAACGTTATACCGCGCCTATTCATGGGTTTAAAGACGCGCACGATTATTATACCAAGTGCAGCTCCAAACAATATTTAGCCAACATCCGCGTACCAACGCTGCTCGTAAACGCAAAGAATGATCCTTTTTTATCGCCGGAATGCTTTCCGGTAGCAGAGGCACAGGCAAACCCGTACTTTTATCTGGAAATACCTCCAGATGGCGGGCACGTTGGCTTTGTCGAGAATTACCGGCAGAATAAATATTACTCCGAACGCCGGGCAATCGAATTTTTTAAAAAAGGCTTTAGTTAA
- a CDS encoding MFS transporter, translated as MASLSPPASTSRTALAKPRLNFWQIFNMSFGFLGIQFGFALQNGNASRILQTFGADVEHLSLFWLAAPITGMVVQPIVGHYSDRTWNRLGRRRPYFLTGALLSALALIIMPNSAVLAAMIPPIIIGAGMLMIMDASFNVAMEPFRALVADNLPDDQRSDGFSVQTFLIGVGAVLGSSLPYILAEWLGISKTALPGQVPDNVVYSFYTGAIILIGSILWTVISTKEYAPAEHAQFHPHEATEEPKGLSAIFTDFSKMPVTMRQLGLVQFFSWFALFSMWVYATPAVAQHVYHILPNDTASTQYADAGNWVGILFGIYNGVSAIYALFLPTVVRATSRKTAHALSLTAGGLGLLSIYFIQDPKLLILAMVGVGLAWGSILAMPYAILSGSIPAKKMGVYMGIFNFFITFPQIVNGLFSGIMVKQLFHGQAIYTIVLAGIFMFCAALSVLYVRDSKDPMAV; from the coding sequence ATGGCATCCCTGTCTCCACCCGCTTCTACTTCCAGAACCGCTTTAGCGAAGCCGCGCTTAAATTTTTGGCAAATATTTAATATGAGTTTTGGCTTCTTAGGAATTCAGTTCGGGTTTGCCCTGCAAAATGGCAATGCTTCCCGCATTCTGCAAACCTTTGGGGCCGATGTAGAGCATTTATCGTTATTCTGGCTGGCGGCTCCCATTACCGGTATGGTGGTGCAGCCCATTGTTGGTCATTACTCCGACCGTACCTGGAACCGTTTGGGGCGCCGGCGGCCGTACTTTTTAACGGGTGCTCTGTTATCAGCCCTGGCATTAATCATTATGCCTAACTCGGCCGTGCTGGCCGCTATGATACCACCCATCATTATTGGTGCCGGTATGCTGATGATTATGGACGCATCTTTTAATGTGGCGATGGAGCCATTCCGGGCGTTAGTAGCTGATAACTTACCGGATGATCAACGAAGTGATGGTTTTTCGGTGCAAACCTTTTTAATTGGAGTAGGGGCGGTATTAGGTTCGTCGTTGCCGTATATTTTAGCCGAATGGTTAGGTATATCCAAAACTGCGTTGCCCGGCCAGGTACCCGATAATGTGGTTTATTCTTTTTATACCGGAGCTATTATTTTAATCGGTTCTATTCTCTGGACGGTAATTTCTACCAAGGAATACGCGCCAGCAGAACACGCGCAATTTCATCCCCACGAGGCTACCGAAGAACCCAAAGGTTTATCCGCTATTTTTACCGATTTTTCAAAAATGCCCGTTACCATGCGGCAGTTAGGTCTGGTGCAATTTTTTAGCTGGTTTGCTTTATTTTCGATGTGGGTTTATGCTACTCCGGCAGTAGCCCAGCACGTTTACCACATTTTACCCAACGATACTGCCTCCACCCAATATGCCGATGCCGGTAATTGGGTAGGCATTTTATTTGGTATTTATAACGGTGTTTCCGCCATTTACGCTTTGTTTCTTCCTACGGTCGTGCGGGCAACCAGTCGCAAAACGGCCCACGCCCTTTCGTTAACTGCCGGCGGATTAGGCTTGTTATCTATCTATTTTATTCAAGATCCTAAGTTACTTATACTCGCCATGGTAGGAGTAGGGCTGGCCTGGGGCAGTATTTTAGCTATGCCTTACGCTATTTTGTCCGGCTCCATCCCGGCTAAAAAGATGGGCGTTTACATGGGGATTTTTAATTTTTTTATCACCTTCCCGCAAATTGTAAACGGCCTTTTCAGTGGCATTATGGTGAAGCAGCTATTCCATGGTCAGGCCATTTATACCATCGTATTGGCGGGTATTTTTATGTTTTGTGCTGCCCTTTCGGTTTTGTACGTGCGCGATAGCAAAGATCCAATGGCAGTATAG